One Sphingomonas limnosediminicola DNA segment encodes these proteins:
- a CDS encoding DUF983 domain-containing protein, with product MKAPVSEPSSLKAALAGDCPRCGSRTLFAGWVTFAKTCRNCGLDLDSFNVGDGPAAFLIFIVGAITVVGALVVDGAFSPPWWVHLVWIPVATALTVGGLRFSKAWLLAQEYRHRAREGRIAE from the coding sequence GTGAAAGCACCGGTGAGTGAGCCGTCGTCACTGAAGGCGGCGCTTGCCGGCGATTGCCCGCGTTGCGGGTCGCGGACCTTGTTCGCCGGCTGGGTGACCTTCGCGAAGACGTGCCGGAACTGCGGCCTCGACCTCGACAGTTTCAACGTCGGTGACGGACCCGCGGCCTTCCTGATCTTCATCGTCGGCGCCATCACGGTGGTCGGTGCCTTGGTGGTCGACGGCGCTTTCTCCCCGCCTTGGTGGGTGCACCTCGTTTGGATTCCGGTGGCCACAGCATTGACCGTAGGCGGCCTGCGCTTCTCGAAGGCGTGGCTACTGGCGCAGGAATATCGCCACCGCGCCCGCGAAGGGCGGATCGCCGAATGA